From a region of the Balaenoptera musculus isolate JJ_BM4_2016_0621 chromosome 15, mBalMus1.pri.v3, whole genome shotgun sequence genome:
- the TCF15 gene encoding transcription factor 15, with protein MAFALLRPVGAHVLYPDVRLLSEDEENRSESDASDQSFGCCEGLEAARRGPGPGGGRRAASSAGPVVVVRQRQAANARERDRTQSVNTAFTALRTLIPTEPVDRKLSKIETLRLASSYIAHLANVLLLGDAADDGQPCFRAAGTAKSAVPAAPDGGRQPRSICTFCLSNQRKGGSRRDLGGSCLKVRGVAPVRVPRR; from the exons ATGGCGTTCGCGCTGCTGCGCCCCGTCGGCGCGCACGTGCTGTACCCGGACGTGCGGCTACTGAGCGAGGACGAGGAGAACCGCAGCGAGAGCGACGCCTCCGACCAGTCGTTCGGCTGCTGCGAGGGCCTGGAGGCGGCACGGCGCGGCCCGGGCCCCggaggcgggcggcgggcggccaGCAGCGCGGGCCCGGTGGTGGTGGTGCGACAGCGGCAGGCGGCCAACGCGCGGGAGCGGGACCGCACGCAGAGCGTGAACACGGCCTTCACGGCGCTGCGCACGCTCATCCCCACCGAGCCGGTGGACCGCAAGCTATCCAAGATCGAGACGCTGCGCTTGGCGTCCAGCTACATCGCGCACCTGGCCAACGTGCTGCTGCTGGGCGACGCGGCCGACGACGGGCAGCCGTGCTTCCGAGCGGCGGGCACCGCCAAGAGCGCGGTCCCAGCCGCCCCCGACGGCGGCCGCCAGCCGCGTTCCATCTGCACCTTCTGCCTCAGCAACCAGCGCAAGGGG GGTAGCCGTCGTGACCTGGGGGGCAGCTGCTTGAAGGTGAGGGGGGTGGCCCCAGTTCGAGTGCCTCGGAGATGA